A genomic segment from Necator americanus strain Aroian chromosome III, whole genome shotgun sequence encodes:
- a CDS encoding hypothetical protein (NECATOR_CHRIII.G11253.T2), translating to MSLFLRLLGEAPRRQQCGDEYIGETAGPLCIRIKEHLDGKRKSCDSTALGGHKTLNKAILPDFLQALHLLVTPLIVMVYLNTLSENGLKFSEITALVVLFMLTKKNEEHGGTEEDLENNEKMGISLRHNEFTYGVRNGKGHAKVRSQRHREEDLLQEENSAPGVLVEVAYNENNEKYLRLLVKWKQPFAVESADWSKRCAR from the exons ATGAGTCTTTTCCTAAGGCTACTAGGGGAAGCTCCACGACGACAGCAG tgtggtgacgaatacataggagaaacagctggaccactatgtattcgaatcaaagaacacttggacggcaaaaggaaatcatgtgactccactgcattaggTGGTCATAAG aCTCTGAACAAAGCGATATTGCCGGATTTCCTACAAGCTTTACACTTATTGGTTACCCCACTTATTGTTATGGTTTACTTGAACACCCTTTCCGAAAATGGACTGAAATTTTCCGAAATTACAG CTCTTGTTGTACTGTTCATGTTAACCAAGAAAAACGAAGAGCATGGAGGTACAGAGGAGGATCTGGAGAACAATGAAAAGATGGGAATTTCTTTGCGCCATAACGAATTCACATACGGG GTAAGAAACGGCAAAGGCCACGCTAAAGTTCGGTCACAGCGCCATCGAGAAGAAGACTTGttacaagaagaaaactcaGCTCCAGGAGTTCTCGTAGA AGTAGCTTACAACGAAAACAATGAGAAGTATCTCCGCCTTCTCGTGAAGTggaagcagccgtttgcagtTGAATCAGCTGACTG GTCTAAACGTTGTGCACGCTAA